From one Spirochaetaceae bacterium genomic stretch:
- a CDS encoding helix-turn-helix domain-containing protein, whose protein sequence is MKLTELLRRTEGKNLEFKRDLSSPAGFLRTVVAFANTTGGVILIGVEDRTRHVRGVTDPLDLEERVVNLVSDSIKPRLLPDVELLSYRNSHVLAVEVFPSPARPHYLAREGLQRGTYARVGSSNRLADAALVAEMRRYTTGESFDEGPLPALNSEAVDFQAASESFAPARTLTPNNLHTLRLLTPHQGSMVPTVGGILLFGVDRLAHFPDAWIQAGRFAGADKATIVDHLDIKTPLIRAIEDAVAFVQKHALHGIEIGQVRHQDRWSVPIVAVREAIINAVAHADYSQRGAPIRLAIFDNRIEVENPGLLPFGLTLDDLPQGISKLRNRTIGRVFHELGLVEQWGSGVQRMIATCREAGLAPPVWEEIGLRLRVTIHTVAARRGDGAPVVAVGDLGAATGYALDATDQSILALLKDGGEYGSAQVAKAVGLTPRTTRTRLARLVSRGLVREVGTGPHDPKRRYIASRALLGGG, encoded by the coding sequence GCGGTGTCATTCTCATCGGCGTCGAGGATCGCACCCGCCACGTCCGTGGCGTCACCGACCCGCTCGACCTGGAGGAGCGCGTGGTCAACCTGGTCAGCGACTCGATCAAGCCACGCCTTCTTCCAGACGTGGAACTGCTGAGCTACCGCAACTCCCACGTCTTGGCGGTCGAAGTGTTCCCAAGCCCGGCGCGGCCACACTACCTGGCGCGCGAGGGGCTGCAGCGCGGCACCTACGCGAGGGTCGGATCCTCCAACCGGCTGGCCGACGCGGCGCTGGTTGCCGAGATGCGTCGCTATACGACCGGCGAGTCGTTCGATGAAGGACCGCTGCCGGCGCTGAACTCGGAAGCGGTCGACTTCCAAGCTGCCTCCGAATCATTCGCCCCCGCGCGCACCCTGACACCGAACAATCTGCATACGCTTCGGCTCCTCACTCCTCACCAGGGAAGCATGGTGCCCACGGTCGGCGGAATCCTGCTGTTCGGGGTCGACCGCCTGGCCCACTTTCCCGACGCCTGGATCCAGGCCGGGCGCTTCGCCGGCGCCGACAAGGCAACCATCGTCGACCACCTGGACATCAAGACTCCATTGATACGGGCGATTGAAGATGCGGTGGCCTTCGTGCAGAAGCATGCGCTGCACGGCATCGAGATCGGCCAGGTCAGACACCAGGATCGTTGGAGCGTCCCGATCGTGGCTGTCCGCGAAGCGATCATCAACGCGGTCGCGCACGCGGACTACTCGCAACGGGGAGCGCCGATCAGACTCGCCATCTTCGACAACAGGATCGAGGTGGAGAACCCCGGCCTGCTCCCGTTCGGGTTGACGCTCGATGATCTGCCCCAGGGCATCTCCAAGCTCCGCAACCGGACCATCGGCCGGGTGTTCCACGAGCTCGGACTGGTCGAGCAGTGGGGCAGCGGTGTTCAGCGCATGATCGCAACGTGCCGCGAAGCCGGTCTCGCTCCCCCGGTGTGGGAGGAGATTGGCCTGCGCTTGCGCGTGACCATCCACACCGTCGCGGCCAGGCGCGGCGACGGCGCCCCAGTCGTTGCCGTGGGGGACCTCGGCGCCGCGACCGGATACGCCCTCGACGCCACGGACCAGTCGATCCTCGCCTTGTTGAAAGACGGCGGCGAGTACGGCTCCGCCCAGGTTGCCAAGGCGGTTGGACTCACCCCGCGCACGACTCGGACCCGTCTCGCCAGGCTGGTGTCGCGCGGGCTCGTGCGCGAGGTGGGAACCGGGCCGCACGATCCCAAGAGACGCTACATCGCCAGCCGCGCGCTCCTTGGCGGCGGCTGA